A genomic window from Sulfurospirillum diekertiae includes:
- a CDS encoding helix-turn-helix transcriptional regulator, translating into MFVDTGMPPHGDYTKAFPKTPSLLPYIHSYVSIISAVEDTREQYITRFFPSFMTQFVFDFYGSLNEVIEEGSIQLDIDKGTYVKSGIGTWMDFFQKESLSSKRLVKSFKVTLYPHVLYEVFGISPFEIRNEDLSINDIWGKYEGELLFEELESMPTGDGMIEVFERYFMKQLSKKYCFQKNISNYLMGGHDYPSLKLLSQECGYSERWIQKQYLEVFGESFKHIHNNARFIKTLRMMNSAVLRGESHLKFVSIAYECGYFDQTHFIKEFKKFTGLTPSYYFHTFRDKIPLSWLW; encoded by the coding sequence ATGTTTGTAGATACGGGAATGCCGCCTCATGGCGATTACACAAAAGCATTTCCAAAAACTCCATCTCTGTTACCTTATATTCATTCATATGTCTCTATCATCAGTGCAGTAGAAGATACCCGTGAGCAGTATATTACACGCTTTTTCCCCTCCTTTATGACGCAGTTTGTCTTTGATTTTTATGGAAGTTTGAATGAAGTTATTGAAGAAGGAAGTATACAGCTTGATATTGACAAAGGAACCTATGTAAAAAGCGGCATTGGCACATGGATGGACTTTTTTCAAAAAGAAAGTTTATCGTCTAAACGATTAGTCAAAAGCTTTAAAGTAACGCTCTATCCGCATGTCCTCTACGAAGTATTTGGTATTTCACCTTTTGAAATTCGAAATGAAGATCTGAGTATCAACGATATATGGGGAAAATACGAAGGAGAATTGCTTTTTGAAGAGTTAGAGTCTATGCCCACAGGAGATGGGATGATTGAAGTTTTTGAGCGTTATTTTATGAAGCAATTATCAAAAAAATATTGTTTTCAAAAAAATATTTCAAATTATCTTATGGGTGGACATGATTATCCTTCTTTAAAATTATTATCGCAAGAGTGCGGTTACAGTGAAAGGTGGATCCAGAAACAATATCTTGAAGTCTTTGGAGAATCCTTTAAGCACATTCATAATAATGCACGATTTATCAAAACATTAAGGATGATGAATAGCGCTGTTTTACGAGGTGAAAGTCATCTTAAATTTGTCTCCATAGCGTACGAGTGTGGCTATTTTGATCAGACACATTTTATTAAAGAGTTCAAAAAATTTACAGGACTCACGCCCTCTTATTATTTTCATACATTTAGAGACAAAATTCCACTTTCGTGGCTTTGGTAA
- a CDS encoding MFS transporter — MQPETLQTFHKKPIVIIALLTAVCLVGDSMLYVVLPTHFEEAGLTSLWQVGILLSINRLIRLPLNPLIGWLYTKISARTGVLIAVLLAFLTTLSYGLMHGFIALLIARCFWGIAWGFLRLGAYFTILEYATDTTRGKSMGLYNGLYRLGSLVGMLVGGFLADIYGLLPTSIIFSLVTLCCLPIVFIVIKPTHQGMVSEHVESERHFSLWKHRNVLSVLGVGMFFALIYQGIVTSTLSYLIEIHNGSVVLIFGCLIGASSLAGILQAIRWGFEPFLAPLFGSLTDGNVGRYPLLLISTVLASISFALVSFDLPFWIWIGILLLLQATATSLTTIADALAADTASNNGARIKIMTTYSLLIDFGAALGPMLAYGMNQFLHPYASFWFASLILLGTTWVCANSWYKQKRSL; from the coding sequence ATGCAACCTGAAACGCTTCAAACTTTTCACAAAAAACCTATCGTGATCATTGCCCTGCTTACAGCTGTTTGTTTGGTGGGTGATTCAATGCTCTACGTTGTTTTACCTACTCACTTTGAAGAAGCTGGGCTTACCTCTTTATGGCAAGTGGGTATTTTACTCTCCATCAACCGTTTAATCAGACTTCCTCTCAATCCTCTCATCGGATGGCTTTACACCAAAATCAGTGCGCGTACGGGCGTGTTAATCGCTGTGCTATTGGCATTTTTAACAACCCTCTCTTATGGTTTAATGCATGGCTTCATTGCCCTTTTGATTGCACGCTGCTTTTGGGGAATTGCGTGGGGATTTTTGCGACTGGGAGCTTATTTTACGATTTTGGAATATGCTACAGATACGACTAGAGGCAAAAGTATGGGGCTTTACAATGGATTGTATCGCCTTGGAAGTTTAGTGGGAATGCTCGTTGGAGGATTTTTAGCAGATATTTATGGTTTATTGCCCACATCAATTATTTTTAGTCTTGTAACACTCTGTTGTTTGCCTATTGTTTTTATCGTTATTAAGCCAACCCATCAAGGGATGGTTTCTGAGCATGTCGAAAGTGAGCGACACTTCTCTTTGTGGAAGCATCGTAATGTCCTATCCGTTTTAGGTGTTGGGATGTTTTTTGCTTTGATTTATCAAGGAATTGTAACATCCACACTTTCATACTTGATTGAAATTCACAACGGCTCTGTTGTCTTAATTTTTGGATGTCTCATTGGAGCTTCTTCACTTGCGGGCATACTGCAAGCGATTCGTTGGGGATTTGAACCATTTCTAGCTCCCTTATTTGGTAGTTTGACGGATGGAAATGTGGGTCGATACCCTCTTCTTCTTATCTCAACAGTATTAGCAAGTATTTCATTTGCGTTGGTCTCTTTTGATCTGCCTTTTTGGATATGGATTGGAATACTTCTTTTACTCCAAGCTACGGCAACTTCACTTACAACTATTGCTGATGCTTTAGCTGCTGATACGGCATCAAACAATGGAGCAAGAATTAAAATAATGACAACCTACTCGTTACTCATTGACTTTGGTGCGGCGCTTGGGCCGATGCTCGCATATGGGATGAACCAATTTTTACACCCTTATGCCTCTTTTTGGTTTGCATCGCTTATTTTGCTAGGAACGACATGGGTATGTGCAAATAGTTGGTATAAGCAGAAGCGATCACTTTAA
- a CDS encoding B12-binding domain-containing radical SAM protein, which translates to MKEILLTTFNARYTHTSIAQRYLFANLEELQEKAKILEFVINSQVADAAEEILSYNPKIVGIGAYIWNALEVQELISILKKVAPHIFIVLGGPEASHFPHRVDFSGADYIIQGEGDIAFYELCQTLLEGHKPNEHVIKAPMVHLNAIKLPYDYYTDHDIKNRYCYVEASRGCPFTCEFCLSSADKKVRDIEIERFIGELEKLWQRGVRNFKFIDRTFNLSIENATKLLDFFLAKTEAYFVHFEVIPDHFPSSLREKIAQFPPAALQLEVGIQTLDPEISKNIHRRLNIAKIEDNLAFLQQQTHAHLHVDLIIGLPGESLEGFGRNLDKLYSLTQCEIQIGILKKLSGTTISRHDEIYGMKYCDKPPYDILQNNLIPFKEMQKMKRFARFWDMVYNSGNFKKSAIHLWHDGKVYDGFYAFSEWLYTQTKSTWQISLDRLAELIFRYLCEELGHEREFIKGMLIEDIMTIRGRKMPSFLRENYVQEEVHKEGTSKLNKRQLKHATV; encoded by the coding sequence ATGAAAGAAATTCTTTTAACGACCTTTAATGCGCGCTATACACATACATCTATTGCTCAACGCTATCTTTTTGCTAACCTTGAAGAGCTTCAAGAAAAAGCGAAAATTTTAGAGTTTGTCATCAACTCACAAGTCGCCGATGCCGCAGAAGAAATCCTTAGTTATAACCCAAAAATTGTAGGCATTGGTGCGTATATTTGGAACGCTTTGGAAGTACAAGAGCTTATAAGTATCCTCAAAAAAGTAGCACCTCATATTTTCATCGTTTTAGGAGGTCCTGAAGCGAGCCATTTCCCCCATCGTGTTGATTTTAGTGGGGCAGATTACATTATTCAAGGAGAGGGTGACATCGCTTTTTATGAGCTGTGTCAAACGCTTCTTGAGGGTCATAAACCAAATGAGCACGTCATCAAAGCGCCGATGGTTCATTTGAATGCCATAAAACTGCCATATGACTACTACACAGATCACGACATCAAAAACCGTTACTGCTACGTTGAGGCAAGTCGTGGATGCCCGTTTACCTGTGAATTTTGTCTTTCATCTGCTGATAAAAAAGTGCGAGATATCGAAATAGAACGTTTCATTGGCGAACTTGAAAAGCTCTGGCAACGGGGCGTGCGAAATTTTAAATTTATTGACCGTACATTTAATCTTAGCATTGAAAATGCAACAAAGCTTTTGGACTTTTTTCTTGCTAAAACAGAAGCGTATTTTGTCCATTTTGAAGTAATACCTGACCATTTTCCAAGCTCTCTTCGAGAAAAAATAGCACAGTTTCCTCCTGCAGCGTTGCAACTCGAAGTGGGTATTCAAACGCTTGATCCTGAAATCTCTAAAAATATTCATAGACGCCTCAACATTGCTAAAATCGAAGACAACCTTGCCTTTTTACAACAGCAAACGCATGCGCATTTGCATGTGGACCTCATTATCGGTTTACCAGGAGAAAGTTTAGAAGGTTTTGGTCGCAATTTAGACAAGCTTTATTCACTGACACAGTGTGAGATTCAAATCGGCATCCTCAAAAAACTCTCAGGTACAACTATTTCGCGTCACGACGAGATCTACGGTATGAAGTATTGCGATAAGCCACCCTATGATATTTTGCAAAACAACCTTATCCCTTTTAAAGAGATGCAAAAGATGAAGCGTTTTGCTCGCTTTTGGGATATGGTCTATAACAGTGGTAATTTTAAGAAGAGTGCAATACACTTATGGCATGATGGCAAAGTGTATGATGGCTTTTATGCTTTTAGTGAATGGCTTTATACGCAAACAAAGTCTACATGGCAGATTTCATTGGATCGTCTAGCGGAGCTTATTTTTCGCTACCTTTGTGAAGAGCTAGGACATGAACGTGAGTTTATTAAAGGAATGTTGATAGAAGACATTATGACCATACGTGGACGTAAAATGCCTTCTTTTTTACGCGAAAATTACGTTCAAGAGGAAGTGCATAAAGAGGGTACTTCAAAACTTAATAAACGCCAGTTAAAACATGCCACAGTATAA
- a CDS encoding DUF445 domain-containing protein, producing the protein MKIDKSWWTDIISVSLIGVSFLIPAPYAHWSLLTGLFAFSGAVTNQIAIHMLFEKVPFLYGSGVIQLQFEAFKASIKNLMMDQFFTKEQLDAFFAKEEKTLDLSPVIAEVDFSPAFDALTKTVMESSFGGMLGMFGGAGALEGLRAPFSEKLKDSIIEISESNVFQQKIAQTIQNSSLTDDMLITIEQMIDARLNELTPQMVKEIVQNFIKDHLGWLVVWGGFFGALIGLLSTLVI; encoded by the coding sequence ATGAAAATTGATAAGAGTTGGTGGACGGATATTATAAGTGTCAGTTTGATTGGAGTTTCATTTTTGATACCAGCGCCTTATGCGCATTGGTCACTCTTAACAGGACTTTTTGCCTTTTCAGGCGCAGTAACCAATCAAATAGCGATTCATATGTTATTTGAAAAAGTACCTTTTTTATATGGAAGTGGCGTTATACAGTTGCAATTTGAAGCCTTTAAAGCTTCGATCAAAAATTTGATGATGGATCAGTTTTTTACTAAAGAACAGTTGGATGCTTTTTTTGCAAAAGAGGAAAAAACGCTTGATTTAAGCCCAGTGATTGCAGAAGTGGACTTTTCTCCTGCCTTTGATGCACTGACTAAAACGGTGATGGAGTCCTCATTTGGCGGCATGTTGGGTATGTTTGGAGGTGCTGGCGCATTAGAAGGACTTCGAGCGCCTTTTAGTGAGAAACTCAAAGATTCTATCATTGAAATTAGCGAAAGTAATGTATTTCAACAAAAAATAGCACAAACTATACAAAATTCATCACTTACAGATGATATGCTCATTACCATTGAGCAGATGATTGATGCAAGGCTCAATGAATTGACTCCGCAGATGGTGAAAGAGATCGTTCAAAATTTCATCAAAGACCATCTAGGTTGGTTAGTGGTTTGGGGTGGATTTTTTGGTGCGTTGATTGGTCTGCTTTCAACATTGGTTATTTAA